The following proteins come from a genomic window of Alnus glutinosa chromosome 10, dhAlnGlut1.1, whole genome shotgun sequence:
- the LOC133880259 gene encoding uncharacterized protein LOC133880259: MLCFSLYAYNTSCGSQRKDNQLKDNQEITSFSRIPASNFAFLSLSLVFPILRLLVVYASIDSSFPCIANVGLEGMLIRIGVILLIGLVAWAYQATRPPPPSICGSPGRPPVTAPRIKLRDERHLAYKDHGVSKEAANHNIIFIHGFGSCRHDPVITTNLLKNLLEELGLYIVSFDRPGYGESDPDPKRSAKSLAFDVEELADQSGLGSKFYVIGFSMGGQVVWGCLKYIPHRLAGATLIAPVVNYWWKGFPANLSSDAYYKQQPQDQWSLRVAHYVSWLTFWWNIQKWFPAASVVANKPENIFSRQDFEIISKLAGREMHVHHQQAQVKQQGEFESIHRDLMVGFGSWKFTPLDLQNPFPKNEGSVHLWQGDEDKLVPILLQRYIARKLSWIQYHELPGAGHLFPLAVGMSEAITKALLLG, from the exons ATGCTCTGTTTTTCTCTATATGCATATAATACAAGCTGTGGGAGTCAACGGAAAGATAATCAGCTGAAAGACAACCAAGAAATCACTTCATTTTCACGAATCCCCGCTTCAAATTTTGCTTTCCTTTCTCTGTCTCTTGTGTTCCCAATTCTGAGGCTGCTTGTTGTGTATGCCTCCATAGATTCTTCCTTTCCTTGCATTGCTAACGTGGGTTTGGAAG GGATGTTGATAAGAATTGGGGTGATTCTGTTAATTGGGCTTGTGGCATGGGCATATCAAGCCACCCGCCCTCCACCTCCCAGCATTTGTGGCTCCCCTGGTCGCCCACCTGTTACAGCACCTAGAATAAAGCTCAGGGATGAAAGGCATCTGGCCTACAAGGACCATGGAGTGTCTAAAGAAGCTGCTAACCATAACATTATCTTTATTCATGGCTTCGGCTCTTGTAGACATGATCCAGTGATTACAACAAACCTCCTCAA GAACTTGTTAGAAGAACTAGGACTCTACATTGTGTCGTTTGACAGACCGGGTTATGGCGAAAGTGATCCAGATCCAAAACGATCGGCAAAAAGTTTGGCTTTTGATGTAGAAGAGCTTGCTGATCAGTCGGGACTTGGATCCAAATTTTATGTAATTGGGTTTTCTATGGGCGGTCAGGTGGTTTGGGGCTGCCTCAAGTATATTCCTCATAG GTTAGCAGGAGCAACATTAATAGCTCCGGTTGTCAACTACTGGTGGAAAGGATTTCCTGCCAACTTGTCTTCAGACGCCTACTACAAACAACAACCTCAGGACCAGTGGAGCCTACGTGTTGCTCACTATGTATCATGGCTAACCTTCTGGTGGAACATTCAGAAGTGGTTTCCTGCAGCCAGTGTTGTAGCCAATAAGCCTGAAAATATCTTCTCTCGCCaagattttgaaataatttctaAGCTTGCTGGGAGAGAGATGCACGTGCACCACCAG CAGGCACAGGTGAAGCAGCAAGGAGAGTTTGAGTCCATCCATCGTGACTTGATGGTTGGATTTGGGAGTTGGAAATTCACTCCGCTAGATCTTCAGAACCCTTTTCCAAAGAATGAAGGCTCAGTTCATCTATGGCAAGGCGATGAAGATAAGCTTGTGCCGATTTTGCTGCAACGCTATATTGCCAGAAAACTTTCATGGATTCAATACCATGAGTTACCAGGCGCTGGACACTTATTTCCACTCGCTGTTGGGATGAGCGAAGCTATTACAAAGGCACTTTTACTTGGGTAG